One genomic window of Euleptes europaea isolate rEulEur1 chromosome 10, rEulEur1.hap1, whole genome shotgun sequence includes the following:
- the ETF1 gene encoding eukaryotic peptide chain release factor subunit 1, with translation MADDPSAADRNVEIWKIKKLIKSLEAARGNGTSMISLIIPPKDQISRVAKMLADEFGTASNIKSRVNRLSVLGAITSVQQRLKLYNKVPPNGLVVYCGTIVTEEGKEKKVNIDFEPFKPINTSLYLCDNKFHTEALTALLSDDSKFGFIVIDGSGALFGTLQGNTREVLHKFTVDLPKKHGRGGQSALRFARLRMEKRHNYVRKVAETAVQLFISGDKVNVAGLVLAGSADFKTELSQSDMFDQRLQSKVLKLVDISYGGENGFNQAIELSTEVLSNVKFIQEKKLIGRYFDEISQDTGKYCFGVEDTLKALEMGAVEILIVYENLDIMRYVLHCQGTEEEKILYLTPEQEKDKSHFTDKETGQEHELIESMPLLEWFANNYKKFGATLEIVTDKSQEGSQFVKGFGGIGGILRYRVDFQGMEYQGGDDEFFDLDDY, from the exons cAATGGCACCAGCATGATATCACTGATCATTCCCCCCAAAGACCAGATTTCACGAGTGGCAAAAATGTTAGCGGATGAGTTCGGTACTGCATCCAACATCAAGTCTCGAGTGAATCGCCTTTCAGTCCTTGGCGCCATTACATCTGTACAGCAACGGCTAAAACTTTATAACAAAG TACCTCCGAATGGTCTGGTTGTTTACTGTGGAACAATTGTgacagaagaaggaaaagagaagaaAGTGAACATTGACTTTGAACCTTTCAAACCAATAAATACATCCTTGTATTTGTGCGATAATAAATTCCATACAGAG GCCCTCACAGCGCTACTGTCAGATGACAGCAAGTTCGGCTTCATCGTAATAGATGGTAGTGGCGCGCTCTTTGGCACTCTTCAAGGAAACACCCGAGAAGTCCTGCACAAATTCACAGTGGATCTTCCAAAGAAGCATG GAAGAGGAGGTCAGTCCGCCTTGCGTTTCGCTCGCTTGAGAATGGAGAAGCGGCACAACTACGTAAGGAAAGTGGCGGAGACGGCCGTACAGCTGTTCATTTCCGGCGATAAAGTGAACGTGGCTGGCCTCGTGTTAGCTGGATCGGCCGACTTTAAAACTGAACTGAGTCAGTCAGACATGTTTGATCAG cGATTGCAGTCCAAAGTACTAAAACTAGTTGACATCTCATACGGTGGCGAAAATGGATTCAATCAAGCCATTGAATTGTCCACTGAGGTCCTGTCTAATGTGAAATTCATTCAAGAAAAGAAACTAATAG GCCGGTATTTTGATGAAATCAGCCAGGACACGGGGAAGTACTGTTTTGGTGTTGAAGACACTCTAAAAGCCTTAGAAATGGGAGCAGTAGAGATCCTGATAGTTTATGAAAACCTGGATATAATGAGATATGTTCTCCATTGCCAAGGCACAGAAG AGGAGAAGATACTCTACTTGACACCAGAACAAGAGAAAGATAAATCCCACTTCACAGATAAAGAG ACCGGACAAGAACACGAGCTGATAGAAAGCATGCCCCTCCTTGAGTGGTTTGCAAACAACTACAAGAAATTTGGAGCCACGTTAGAAATTGTGACGGACAAGTCACAGGAAGGATCCCAGTTTGTGAAAGGATTTGGTGGAATTGGAG GTATCTTGCGGTACCGAGTGGACTTCCAGGGCATGGAATACCAAGGAGGAGACGACGAATTTTTTGACCTCGATGACTACTAG